The proteins below are encoded in one region of Pirellulales bacterium:
- a CDS encoding thioredoxin-disulfide reductase: MAEKVVIVGSGPAGWTAAIYTARASLKPLVYEGAVTEDNRIAGTLPLGQLALTTEVENYPGFPHGDLEAYLDNSIEKQRRQMMAPHQKQGVSGPELMELMRQQALNFGTRIITDDIVEVDFSKRPFKLVPSAGEAVEAEAVIVATGARANYLGMPSEEKYKNFGVSACAVCDGALPRFRNKPLVVVGGGDSACEEANYLSKFASQIHLVHRRDQLRASKIMAERVLSDAKIKAEWNSVVDEVLGNQREGVTGVRLKSLLDDKTRELPASGMFVAIGHTPNTRFLEGKLELTPKKYIKWTVPFRTNTSVEGVFAAGDVADDYYRQAVTAAGSGCMAALDAERWLAHQGH; this comes from the coding sequence TTGGCTGAAAAAGTCGTGATTGTGGGAAGTGGGCCGGCCGGTTGGACGGCCGCGATCTATACCGCGCGGGCGTCGTTGAAGCCGCTGGTGTATGAAGGCGCCGTGACCGAAGACAACCGGATTGCCGGCACATTGCCGCTGGGCCAGTTGGCTTTGACGACCGAGGTCGAGAATTACCCCGGTTTTCCTCACGGCGACCTGGAAGCCTATCTCGACAACTCCATCGAGAAGCAGCGACGGCAAATGATGGCGCCGCATCAAAAGCAGGGCGTCAGCGGTCCCGAATTGATGGAGCTCATGCGGCAGCAGGCGCTGAACTTCGGCACGCGGATCATCACCGACGATATTGTCGAAGTCGATTTCTCGAAGCGGCCGTTCAAGCTCGTGCCCTCCGCGGGCGAGGCCGTCGAGGCGGAGGCCGTGATCGTCGCCACCGGCGCGCGGGCCAACTACCTGGGCATGCCGTCGGAAGAGAAATACAAGAACTTCGGGGTGAGCGCCTGCGCGGTGTGCGACGGGGCCTTGCCGCGGTTCCGCAACAAGCCGTTGGTGGTGGTCGGCGGCGGTGATTCGGCCTGTGAAGAAGCCAACTACCTTTCCAAGTTCGCCAGCCAGATTCACCTCGTGCATCGCCGCGACCAACTTCGCGCCTCGAAGATCATGGCCGAACGCGTGCTGAGCGATGCCAAGATCAAGGCGGAGTGGAACAGCGTGGTCGACGAAGTGCTGGGCAACCAGCGTGAGGGCGTCACCGGCGTGCGGCTGAAGAGCCTGCTCGACGACAAAACCCGTGAGCTTCCGGCGTCGGGCATGTTCGTGGCCATCGGTCACACGCCCAACACCCGCTTCTTGGAAGGCAAGCTGGAGCTGACGCCCAAGAAGTACATCAAGTGGACGGTGCCCTTCCGCACCAACACCAGCGTGGAGGGCGTGTTCGCAGCCGGCGACGTGGCCGACGACTACTATCGCCAGGCCGTGACCGCGGCCGGCAGCGGCTGCATGGCCGCGCTCGACGCCGAGCGCTGGCTGGCGCACCAGGGACATTGA
- a CDS encoding aldehyde dehydrogenase family protein, whose amino-acid sequence MIVTEVWTGQHFIAGRWCPAVGQRFDSFNPARADEVVGHYPRGTAADVDAAVVAARTAFDSWRRRSRVKRGERFLKLAELIERDTEELARVLATESGKVLDEARAEVVEGLHMVQYVFGTARQPSGQVIDSEIEAKDLYVRRKPRGVVAVITPWNFPFAVPLWMLAPSLLEGNTAVFKPSEETPEIGQRLVRLFDEAGFPTGTINLVHGLGEEAGDALARHEQVDVVCFTGSYEVGSHIRRLAAEHPHKSCALEMGSKSAVIVCEDAALDLAVNAALLSAFKTTGQRCVSAGRVLVHQRRCDDFAAALVERARQLRFADPFTPGAFAGPLINQRSVEKVAFYNSLARQEGAEVLLDGGRLMDGEHRAGHFMSPFVYRQDYRPDARTIREEVFGPHLAIVPFSSDEQAIHIYNDTPYGLSMAVITEDYRRWRLYRDECDYGMGYVNLPCIGAEVHLPFGGVKRSGNGQPSAAALIDAVTHRVAFTVNHERGITMAQGMSAMVPESQ is encoded by the coding sequence ATGATCGTCACCGAAGTCTGGACCGGGCAACACTTCATCGCCGGCCGATGGTGCCCGGCCGTCGGCCAGCGGTTCGACAGCTTTAATCCGGCCCGCGCCGACGAAGTCGTCGGGCACTATCCGCGCGGCACGGCCGCCGACGTCGATGCCGCCGTCGTCGCCGCCCGCACCGCCTTCGATTCCTGGCGGCGGCGCAGCCGGGTGAAGCGCGGCGAGCGGTTCCTCAAGCTGGCCGAGCTGATCGAGCGCGACACCGAAGAGTTGGCCCGCGTGCTGGCCACCGAAAGCGGCAAGGTGCTCGACGAAGCACGGGCGGAAGTCGTCGAGGGCCTGCACATGGTGCAGTACGTGTTTGGCACGGCCCGCCAGCCGAGCGGCCAGGTGATCGATTCCGAAATCGAAGCCAAAGACCTCTACGTCCGCCGCAAGCCGCGGGGTGTGGTGGCCGTCATCACTCCCTGGAATTTCCCGTTCGCCGTGCCGCTGTGGATGCTGGCCCCCAGCTTGCTGGAAGGCAACACCGCCGTCTTCAAGCCCAGCGAAGAAACGCCCGAAATCGGCCAGCGGCTGGTGCGGCTGTTCGACGAGGCTGGCTTTCCCACCGGCACGATCAACCTGGTCCACGGACTGGGCGAGGAGGCGGGCGACGCCTTGGCCCGGCACGAGCAAGTCGACGTGGTCTGTTTCACCGGTAGCTACGAAGTGGGTTCGCACATTCGCCGGCTGGCCGCCGAGCACCCCCACAAGAGTTGCGCCTTGGAGATGGGTTCCAAGAGCGCGGTCATCGTCTGCGAAGACGCCGCGCTCGACCTGGCCGTCAACGCCGCCCTGCTCAGCGCCTTCAAGACAACCGGGCAGCGTTGCGTGTCGGCCGGCCGCGTGCTGGTCCACCAGCGGCGCTGCGACGATTTTGCGGCCGCGCTGGTCGAGCGTGCCCGGCAACTGCGGTTCGCCGACCCGTTCACGCCCGGCGCGTTCGCCGGCCCGCTGATCAATCAGCGGTCGGTCGAGAAAGTCGCCTTCTACAACAGCCTGGCCCGGCAGGAAGGGGCGGAGGTGCTGCTCGACGGCGGCCGCCTGATGGACGGCGAGCACCGCGCGGGCCACTTCATGTCGCCCTTCGTCTACCGGCAGGATTACCGGCCCGACGCCCGCACCATCCGCGAGGAGGTCTTTGGTCCGCACCTGGCGATCGTTCCCTTCAGCAGCGATGAGCAGGCGATTCATATCTATAACGACACGCCTTACGGGCTTTCAATGGCGGTGATTACCGAAGACTATCGCCGCTGGCGGCTGTACCGCGACGAGTGCGACTATGGCATGGGTTACGTGAACCTGCCCTGCATCGGCGCCGAGGTTCACTTGCCGTTCGGCGGCGTGAAGCGCAGCGGCAACGGGCAGCCCTCGGCCGCCGCGCTGATCGACGCCGTGACGCACCGCGTGGCCTTCACCGTCAACCACGAGCGCGGCATCACCATGGCCCAAGGGATGAGCGCGATGGTGCCGGAATCGCAATAG
- a CDS encoding gfo/Idh/MocA family oxidoreductase, whose translation MSTPGFGSSSRREFVKQTGRLAAATALMGVRLPHVHAGEDNTIQVALIGCGGRGTGAASDALSVKNGPIKLVAMADVFPNRLQSSYDHLQKNFSTQVDVPKDRQFIGFDAYQKAMECLKPGDVALFATPPAFRWVHFGYAIGKNLNVFMEKPTTVDGPSTRKMLKLYEDALAKNLKVGVGLMCRHCAAREELLSRIKGGELGDILLLRAYRMTGPVGFAFVSPQQGNETSELLYQIKNFHGFLWASGGCYSDFLIHNIDECCWMKGGWPVEAMGSGGRDFRGDYIDQNFDNYSVEYTFADGSKLMLEGRNIPGCYDKFASYVHGTKAAGVISTSGHSPARCRIYKGQNMDDDSQIVWKYGDKEPNPYHREWEHLIEAIRSDKPYNEAKRGAEASLVTAMGRMACHTGQVITFEQMMQCEHEFAPDVDKLTMDSPAPLVRQPDGKYPIPLPGLLKREYMV comes from the coding sequence ATGAGCACGCCCGGCTTTGGAAGTTCCTCGCGTCGTGAGTTCGTCAAGCAAACCGGCCGGCTGGCCGCGGCCACGGCCCTGATGGGCGTCAGGTTGCCGCACGTCCACGCCGGCGAAGACAACACGATTCAGGTGGCGCTCATCGGCTGCGGCGGCCGTGGCACGGGGGCGGCTTCCGACGCGCTGAGCGTCAAGAACGGCCCCATCAAGCTGGTGGCCATGGCCGACGTGTTTCCCAACCGGCTGCAATCGAGCTACGACCACCTGCAAAAGAATTTCTCGACGCAGGTCGACGTGCCCAAAGACCGCCAGTTCATCGGCTTCGACGCCTATCAAAAGGCGATGGAGTGCCTCAAGCCGGGCGACGTGGCCCTGTTCGCCACGCCGCCCGCCTTTCGCTGGGTGCATTTCGGTTATGCCATCGGCAAGAATCTGAACGTGTTCATGGAGAAGCCGACCACGGTCGACGGACCCAGCACCCGCAAGATGCTGAAACTCTACGAAGACGCACTGGCCAAAAACCTGAAAGTGGGCGTGGGCCTGATGTGCCGCCACTGCGCCGCCCGCGAAGAACTCCTTAGCCGCATCAAGGGTGGCGAGTTGGGCGACATCCTTTTGCTGCGGGCATACCGCATGACCGGCCCGGTCGGTTTTGCGTTTGTCTCGCCGCAGCAGGGTAACGAAACGAGCGAGCTGCTCTATCAGATCAAGAATTTCCACGGCTTCCTGTGGGCCAGCGGCGGCTGCTACAGCGACTTCCTGATCCACAACATCGATGAGTGCTGCTGGATGAAGGGCGGCTGGCCGGTGGAGGCGATGGGCAGCGGCGGCCGCGACTTTCGCGGCGACTATATCGACCAGAACTTCGACAACTACTCGGTCGAATACACCTTCGCCGACGGCAGCAAACTGATGCTCGAGGGCCGCAACATTCCCGGCTGCTACGATAAGTTCGCCAGCTACGTTCACGGCACCAAGGCGGCCGGCGTAATCTCGACCTCCGGGCACTCGCCTGCTCGCTGCCGCATCTACAAGGGTCAGAACATGGACGACGACAGCCAGATCGTGTGGAAGTATGGCGACAAGGAGCCGAACCCCTATCACCGCGAGTGGGAGCACCTGATCGAAGCCATCCGCAGCGACAAGCCTTACAACGAGGCCAAGCGCGGGGCCGAGGCCAGCCTGGTGACGGCGATGGGCCGCATGGCCTGCCACACCGGGCAAGTCATCACCTTCGAGCAGATGATGCAGTGCGAGCACGAGTTCGCGCCCGACGTCGACAAGCTGACGATGGACTCGCCCGCGCCGCTCGTGCGTCAGCCCGACGGCAAGTATCCGATTCCGTTGCCCGGCTTGCTCAAGCGGGAATACATGGTGTGA